TTCAATGCATGactttatggattaaatctttaCAAAATCTAACATGTTTAGTGTCCCCTGTAATCTTCAGATCTTGCTATTCTGATCAATGATTATTCTTTTCAATCTGTTTGAGAAGTGTTAATTCCTCGTCTTTGCGCTCAATAGTAGTAGTAGTTGttgttgttgattttttttatttttttggggttCCCTCCAACTAGTGGTTTTGTACCTGGTCCATGTGCTTCTTTTACCATTTTTGTGAATTTGTTGTACAAGCTCGTCACATGCCAGAGCCCAGAGATGATCTATAAAATTCATACTTCTACATGATAAAAAATCTTTAATTTTGGCATGAAGACAACATATATAGACCAGCTTATGCACCACTTTTGATCACATAGATATGCGCATGTTGAAAGTAAACTGCAAATTGAGTATTTTTTATCTGTTGAAAGACACTCTTCTTCTCGGAATCATCAAGCTTATTACGTTGCGTGTCTTCTTTGAATTGATTCTTACCCTCTTTAATTTCGTTTGGTACAATTGGCTTCATACCTGTGGAGAATGTGGGAGGACTAGATCAGCTTGACCAAAGATGAGTTGATGCATTTGTATACTTTGGGAATGTTTTCTTCTTAAAATTGTAGATTGAATACTATAGTCATCAACTTAATCTGAGAAAGCTCCAAAAATATTCTGCTAAGGCCCTGTAGTCACGGATCACTTCTCCATAATGTCAAACTATTCTTGAACAGAGATGCATCAGAAATCTTACTGTGTTGATAGAGTTTCTATTTTGAATTCCTTCCCTTCTCTTtatctctctccctctccctctctctttatCCCCCCCCCCAACTACGTACAGTGGGTCTGGATCTCAAGCAAATTTTCATCATTGAATATCATTGAAGTGGGAAGAATATTAGAGTACTGGTTTCCTGGCATTCATGTTAAATGTCTGTTAATAGTCAATGCATGAGAATTTTCTTGATGCCCATGTCTCCGAGTTACTACTGCTGTTATATGTTACATGACAATTTTACTCCAAAGAGTGCCTCTGTCTCTTAATTGCTGTTTTTCCTACTAAAATCATATCTCTGGAAAGTAGTTTTGATtttaaagttgcaattacaaaaTGCTGCAGTAGTGTCCCTGTGTGTTGCATTTGCTAGCAACTTGTCAAAATAAGCAGATATTGCCTCCCTAACTAGTCCTCACGCTAATTTTATCCTTCCACCTTGTTTCTTCTCTTCACAGACTGTATATTTTCCTCTTTAGTATTTAACCCATTTTTTCAAATATACTGATCTTGTTTCCACATACTGCAGGTTAGAACGTTGTAGAGGTTAGCTACTTTCATCAGTTCTCCAGGAAGACGCGTCACAAGATCGGTGAAATGCCACGATCAAGGTAATTCCTTAAAATAATGCATCTCATTTAGTCATCTCTTTTCATCTCCTTGAGTTTGCTTCTAATGATTTCGATTATGTGAGGCAGCGGACCAGAAATGCCTCAAAGGCGATCTCCTCGTCCATCTCAGCTGAGGACCTCTAGCTCTGATTCTGAGCCCTTGCATCATCGAGCAACAACTGACCGGAGTCCTAAGCTTGGAGGCGATCGGCGATCTCCAAGAGGTACTCAGCCTGATCCACTGAATCAAAAGAAACTCGGAACAAGAATTGCAGACTTGGAATCTCAGCTTGGACAAGCACAGGAAGAGCTAAGGAACCTCAAGGAGCAGTTGGTCTCAGCTGAGGCTGCAAAGAAAGCAGCTCAAGAACAACTTGAGAAAAAAACTAGGAAACCAATTGCTCCTGAGCCAGAAGAGGCTCAAGATAAAAACTCCTCTCAAATGCAAAACCAAGAGTCCAGAAGGGGAAACAGAAGTGCGGCATTTGAAATTTCTGAGGAGAACCAACAGGAAACTGATGTGTTTGAAGTTCCAGTTGAAAAGGTAACTTTGGAGCCTGATGTTGAAGTCAACCAGCAAATCAATGAAGACGATCTCAAACCCGGGACTGAAGTCCTACCGACAGAATTCCCAGCCATTTTGAAGCCAGAGAAGCCCTCAGTTGATGAATTCGCCCTGAAAAACGATGAAATAAACATGTTGAAAGTCATGTtagaagagaaggaaaaagaattaGGAGTGTATTGCCAAGAAAATGAGAACCTCAAATGTCAGCTGAAGGAAAAATCTTTAGAGATATCAGCAGCTCAGTCAAAGGAAGATGAAATATCTACTAGGCTGAACGAAGTTACTAAGGAGCTAGAAGCAAGTAAGAACAATTCTATTCGGATAAGTGAGAAGCTGGAAGCTGTTGAAAAAGCTAAAGAAGAGTTAGAAGCCGAAATGAAGAAGCTTCGAGTACAAACAGAACAATGGAGGAAAGCAGCTGATGCTGCAGCAGCGGTACTATCTGGGGGTGTAGAAATGAATGGTAGAAGGATATCAGATAGGTGTGGATCAATGGATAAGCACTTTGGCAGTGTCTTTGAAGCACAGGGTGGTGGATATCATGGTTACCTGGGTTCTCCAGGCATGGTTGATGACACTGATGATGTTTTCGGAGGTGGAAAACGAAAAGGTTCTGGAATGAGGATGTTTGACCTGTGGAAAAAGAAGGGCCAGAAATGAGGTTTGCAGGGTTATTTGATAACCCTCATCCATCGTTAAGTTGTATTGACCTGCAAAATGGTACGCTTACCATTTTCAATGTGATTGCTTATGTATAACAATGGCTAGTACATCGATCTTTCGTTATCATCTTCAGCATTATGCTGGAAGTGATCCCAACCCCAACCTCGTACATTTGGGGTTCTATGAAACTTTTACGTCTCTTCCATTGATGGACTTGCATTCGGTAATTACCATCGGTCCAAGAAATCGTTAATGCAAATGCTTGTCCAGTGCATTTGATTACCCCGACTGTAGTCAAATGTTTGTTGAGGTTGGTAATCTGATATGCTTGTCCTGTGCATTTGATATGGTATAAGCTGCTTAAGCTCAGAACGCACAAGTATAGAGGTTGGTTGAAAAAGACAAATCCTAGACCATAATTTAGCATTTTAGCAAGATACATGAGCCGACAGAATCTCATAGTTTTTGAATTGTTTATTTCAATCCTCTGAATCCGATATTCTTCACAAGCTTTTTGGCTTGGCCGTTGAATTACACCATTCATGATAAGAAAGTGATCTCATAAGAAGATAAATAAGAAAGCAAATACGCATTGAAAGTGATTGAAGGTTATTTTAAAAACATTTCCCAGTTATCAACGACTTATGCAACATGAAGATTTTACATTAATACATTTAATCATCTTCATCACTCTGATACAGTTGGCATAATGATTGCAAGCCAGTGCTTCTAACAGTCTGATTGTGATCTGTCTCTTCCCCTTCATTTGCTGCAGCTGGCTTCTTCACAATAGATACTCTTACTAATGGCGACTTGAAAATGGATTTTCCATTATTTGAAGACCCAGAAACACCAGCTTTATCTGTCAAAATCATGCAATGTAGAAATGAACTAATAGTGCCCagagaaaacaaataaagaCGGAGACAAACTTCTGGAGGGAAGCTAAAACAGACAAGAAACTGATACTTGAACAAAGATTCTATCcccttcttttgttctttactATTTGACAACTATTAGTCTCTTCTTCAGAAGGGGTAATCCAGGGCTTTTGTAGCCATTACTCATTACATCACTAAAATCATTTGCTATCTGAAGCAAGAAATAGTTtgtccaaagaaagaaaagagttGAACTTAGATAGAAACGAGCATAATTTATCTCTCTTCATTTATGGTACGTAAAACTTTAGAGAACCAGCAGTAGCAAGATCAAATCCTAAACAGAGCAATCGGGGAAATAGAAAAGAGCAGAGAAGCATCTCATAACATTCTGGAAAGAGACAACAATTAATATCACTGCACTGCTTGTCATCTATTCCAAGATTATAGCTGTGAGaagttaacaaataatcacaaaaactTGTGATCAAAAGCTGAAATCTCCAGAAAAATCTGCAGATAGATTAACTAACCTTTATCAAGTGCACTGCCATCTGACAATGTATCCGTTGGGTTGCCCAGTCGTTCTTCATCCAGTTTTTTCCTCTGCAATAAAAGAGCTAAAATTAAGCTTAATCTCAAAGACACTGGTTATGGTCAATCTCCAAGTTACAGAGCCAATGACTTGTTCAAACAGAGTATAAACACTAATTAACATCATGAAAaacacacacaaataatctttCGTTAAGATAAGCAAGCAGTTAGACAATAACAAGCTTTCAAATCACAGATCAAGGAAACAGCTTTTAAGGATTGCAACTGCTTGATGAAGATAAACTAAGACAACCTGaaattgaaaaccctaactcaatcCAGCAGTCCTCATATCCTAAAACTACAAAATTTCCTATCCTATAATGCAGTGGCCAGAATATAGCAATTGCATCAAACTGATTGAACATGAGGACACGCAAATCCTTGTCTTTATCAATTCTCAGACCTCTTTGGTCCCTCAACATTCAAGTCCTTCCCCTACCCATCACTGTTAGTTCAAGGTTGCATTGAATTCGCCAGTATCACTACTTCTGGAGAGGGCCTAAATACATTTTCTCAACTAACATATACCAGCAGAGAACAGCAAATTTTATTAACACTCTGTAGATAATTGCACCTTTGAAACAGAATTTGATGCTTCTTCACTGGCAGCAACTGTAGAAGCTACATCCTCCTCGTCATCAAAGTCATCATCATTAATCCTTCGCACATAGCTTTCACTTGATCCCTAAAGTCAAATTTTAGTACCATCAATGAGAATTTAGTTACAAAAATAGAAGATGATTTCACAATTGCATGCCTTACCTTAAATATAGATCTTATGAGAGCTTCATCCTCTTCAAACAGCTTCCTTTCCTATCAGCACAAGAATTGATAATTCAGTGAAAAATTCTTAATTGAAACAATGAAGACCCAATATAGGTGCACACAACATGATCTAGAACTGACTCTATATCCAACTCGCAACTTAATATATCACATCAACCCCATCCTATCTGTCTTTAAACCTTTATTTCAAGTATGTGCTTCTGTGTGTCTGTCCGCATGCGGATCCACGTGAGAGAGATGGGAAGAGAGAGGTTTTTGTTCAAAACCATGCTTCTAACAAATATAATTGGCAAATATTCTAACCCAACCTCACCAACCCAATTTAAAAGAAGAGAATAACATGATTCAAACATTACAAATTTGCAAAACAGGGGAAGGagaaaaactacatttctgaTGACTTGGGCGTACAAAATCAACAGAAATAAGTGCCCGGGATGAGAAATTTTCAGGGTTTTGTTCCAAGCACATTGATAACAATCTATAGATATCACATATGCAGTATTTATCAAGTTATAAagtcaaaaaattaaaaagaagatTGACTTCCAAGCACATTTAGACATTGATAAAGCTATCCAACTACTGAATCTCAATGCAAACTTCTTGTCATAATGAACTTCTGCCAAATTTGCATCTTGATGCTTGTTAGTCATGTAAAtgcccaaaaaaataaaataaacagcTAAGAAAATGGATTTCCTCTCTTGGATTTCACCCAGTACTGATGTTAGACATGACAAATTATTTGAAGCAGTTTAACAAGTCTAAAAGCAGAGATATCACAAGTTCAACCTTAAACAGATAGCTCCAAattgaccccaaaaaaaaaaatcctgtaATAGGTTTCTCATGCAGGAACCAGTTACCAATATATACATTAGAGTCCTAGCAAATGGCATTGGCATAAGAATCTTACTTTCTCCTCATTTGCACGTTGCAGAACTTCCAGCATTGCATCTACGCTGACACTTGCTTGTCTTGACTGAAAAATATAGGGGAAAGGGAGaaagagggaaagagagagaagatTAGTACCAGGAAGGCTTAGGTATATTTACATTTCGCTCACCTATACAGAAGAATATAAGTATTTTGTGAAATATATGTATTAGCATAGGTCAGATAGCAGTAATGAGTAAGAAGAAAAATCACCTTCATGGACTTCACTTCATCCAATGCAGCAAGTATATCCATTTCTCGTTTTGAGTCCAACGTTCTATTCTCCAATGATTTCATAGCATCCCCCATTTCTTCAGAATCTCTTTTCCTCTTCTCACTCTCAACTTGCTCGTCCTCTGCACGCCAGGGCTCAAAATTCCGTGTTGCGCCAGATTCGACAACATAATCAGAATTCTTTGGATCTGTTTTGTACGTAATCTCAGCTGAGCACTTTGTGCACTTGAAATAGAATCTGAATATTTGAATTCCCAAGTAGTTCTggaaaattgatcaaaaataaataaaaaggattCACgagttataaatttttttttttaaaaaaaataagctATCTTGTTTGAGCAAAAATGAAACGAAAGCGAGCAGATTCAACAACGCTATCATAACACGTGCTACACCGCTAATAATCTAGACTGGCCATCTTTGTACATCCAAATTTCTAATCCAAACATAAAAAACAGGAATTCCAACTCTGAAGTTCTAACTTTCGCAAAATTCAGACTTAACTCCAAAACCTGCATCACAATCCAAATAAGATAAAACAAGAAAAGCTTTTGAACGATAATCAAGAAAATCGCACAGGAAAACAACTTAACTGAGCAATGTTAACGCAGGTGCACAGGTTAATTGAGCGATTACCTCTCCGGCAACGTCTTCCTTTCTTGAATTGAACTTTGTGCCTTTGTAAATATAGTTGCCGCACGTATTACAGCGAATACTCATAGGAAGCATCATCCGAACTTTCATCTGCTGGTTCTTCGGTTGCCTCCGCCGTGGAATCTTCGCCGGATCGAAATCCGGCGGATAGTACTTGTTCAGAACCTTCCGTTCTCCCATCTTTCTTACTTCTCCTTATCCTCCTCCTCTTAGTCAATCACAACTGCAAACCCTAACAATATCCTTTTCTGGAATCAAAAGATTATATAACTTCTTGTGATCGAAACAAGGGCCCTCTTAGTTAATTTGTACCTCCCAGAGTTCAAAACGTTGACATTCAGTGATTCCAATAACTAAGAAAACAGTTAATCTCTACTCATTCAGAATCGTCATAGAGAAATCTGCTTCGccagagaaaagaaaataattccctcgttttcttctttttcactTACTTTTTCCCCCCACTTTTCTCCCTATATTtggattgggaaaataattaaACCGGGCAGTGGTGGCGGTGCTCTAATTAGTAAGCTAAAACGACGCCGTTGTTGAGAGGAAGGATAGTGAGTAAAGAAACCATGACCAAAAACACATTTCCCCGCCCCTTCTTATTATCCTATAATTGGGTTGGAAAAATAATTTGACCGGCGGCGGTGCTCTACTTAGTAAGCCAACGACGCCGTTGTTAGGCGGAAGGATGGCGAGTAGAGAAACCCATAACCAAAAAAGCAAAATTCCGTTGCCGGGACTCGAACCCGGGTCTTTCGGGTGAGAGCCGAATATCCTAACCATCTAGACTACAACGGATGATGGTTAGCTTTCGGCTCGAATATAAATAAAAGTGAGAAACATTTGTGTTGTAGCCAATTATTAACAAAGACTAAACATCCTTCATAATATTCGAATACAATTTCCAAATTTTGGAGCGTAAACCTTTCTTTTGACGGATCCTCTATCTTTTCAAACAAAACATAAGCTAACATTAGCGTGTTTCTATCATTTGGCTAAGGTGTTCTTGGAAACAAAATGCCATAACATTTCTGAAGCGTTTTAGCAAGTCATAGTCATAGATCCCCTTGATTTGCCTTTTCCAGAACTATATGGTATTATTGGACTCAGCAGAAGGCTTATCAACCATGTTTGGACTAATTTTACGTAGTCATTCGGGATTGAAGCTAAACATTCGTGATGAATTACacagccccaaaaaaaaaatttgaatgaaaAACACCAAGAGATATAGAGAGCGCACTCGAATAATTCTAAAGTGCCTCGTATATTTGATTCAATTTAAATGTTCGTCAACAAAGTACATGATACAATATCCCGCATAGTTGCTAGCGAAGGATAttggcaaaaattcatcataaactGCTGCCCCAAAAAAGTGGCATGTTCAAACAGCTTCAGGTCGTCCACAGAAACACTGGTTTATCGTGCAAATTTTTCTCCACTCCACCTCATTTAGTGACCTTGTAACTCTGAGAAACCATAAAAGTCAAGCTTTAATTAATGAGGATATGCCGCTTAATATAAATCCTGCATTTATTTGAATTTCCAGGATCATTACCTTCACCCTTCTCAGTAGCTCTCTAGCGTTTGCGTCATTCTTAAAATGGTCACGAACGGGCTGCAAAGGTCATGCAATTAGAACAAGAGCAAATtaaaaatgagaataaaaactTATAGGAGGAGAAAATCATGCTAAGTACTCTCATTCATTAGAATCTGGTTTACAAGTGTCACTACTTAAAAACAAGCTATATAGGAGTAGTTCCTTGGAATGGTGTAACATGATTAACCAGTTTGGAAGATGAAATTCTCACCTAATGAGCAAATTAAGTCAAGACGAACCAACAATATTCCCTTGCTTAATTTAATAAAAACAAGCCACCTTTGTGAAGGCCATGTCTCTACATTTTCCTATTGTCCTCTGTGTTTTTCTATCCTTGTACCATTTCTGATTTTGAAGTCAGttttcttcaaattcaaggaagtAAAAATTGTTTACCTGGAGTATTTTGTTCAACGATTTAGCTAGCGCAGGTTTGACATCACCTGGGTGCAGTTCACCACTTTCATAATCAACAGCTAATTCTTCAAAAGTCTTGTAGatcctagaaaaaaaaaattgacataAAAAGTATTAAGTGATTTTGGAACTATTCTGAAGCCAACGCATCATATAAAGGTACATTTTATCTTAATTGACAGTAAGACTGTCAGAGTCGAAAGAACTTACTTGTCACCACCATTTTGAGG
Above is a genomic segment from Coffea eugenioides isolate CCC68of chromosome 5, Ceug_1.0, whole genome shotgun sequence containing:
- the LOC113770394 gene encoding interactor of constitutive active ROPs 1-like: MPRSSGPEMPQRRSPRPSQLRTSSSDSEPLHHRATTDRSPKLGGDRRSPRGTQPDPLNQKKLGTRIADLESQLGQAQEELRNLKEQLVSAEAAKKAAQEQLEKKTRKPIAPEPEEAQDKNSSQMQNQESRRGNRSAAFEISEENQQETDVFEVPVEKVTLEPDVEVNQQINEDDLKPGTEVLPTEFPAILKPEKPSVDEFALKNDEINMLKVMLEEKEKELGVYCQENENLKCQLKEKSLEISAAQSKEDEISTRLNEVTKELEASKNNSIRISEKLEAVEKAKEELEAEMKKLRVQTEQWRKAADAAAAVLSGGVEMNGRRISDRCGSMDKHFGSVFEAQGGGYHGYLGSPGMVDDTDDVFGGGKRKGSGMRMFDLWKKKGQK
- the LOC113770395 gene encoding YJU2 splicing factor homolog, with translation MGERKVLNKYYPPDFDPAKIPRRRQPKNQQMKVRMMLPMSIRCNTCGNYIYKGTKFNSRKEDVAGENYLGIQIFRFYFKCTKCSAEITYKTDPKNSDYVVESGATRNFEPWRAEDEQVESEKRKRDSEEMGDAMKSLENRTLDSKREMDILAALDEVKSMKSRQASVSVDAMLEVLQRANEEKERKLFEEDEALIRSIFKGSSESYVRRINDDDFDDEEDVASTVAASEEASNSVSKRKKLDEERLGNPTDTLSDGSALDKDKAGVSGSSNNGKSIFKSPLVRVSIVKKPAAANEGEETDHNQTVRSTGLQSLCQLYQSDEDD